The Chitinivibrionia bacterium genome includes the window AAAGTTAAGAATGATGGCGAACACCTTAAAGATTCCGTTGCGCTGAGCAATTTGGGTTCTGCGGGGTCGTCTAACGATGTGAATATCGTCGCGCTCAAAAAAATAGTAGAAAATTATGCAGACGTGCGCGCCGAAAGAATTGCGGAAATCAAACCGCAAATCGAAAACGGAACATATTCGATTGACGATAAGGTGGACGCTATAGTCGAAAACGTAATTGACGAAATGTTATAGTTGCATTGCGTAATCAAACGCAGATTTGGACTGTTTGTGTAAAAAAATTAAGTATTGTCGAGGTTTCGGCAATACTTTTTTGTTTTGGAGCAAGCGCAAAAATTATTTTATAGCAGTTTACCTTATCATAGGCGCACCGCATACGCTCTATTCCACGAGATTACGGTTTCTTAGAGCGCATTCAATACGCCTACAATAAGTTAAACTACTATATCGTGAAATTATCGGAGATTTGGAGGGAAAATTTTGGAAAAAGAAGAAACAAAAAACGTCGATAGCGAAAAAGAAAAACAAAAAAAGTGGAAAAAAAACGCAATAATAGCAATAATCCTTTTTTTGCTTCTTGTTTTGGTGCGCCTTTTCATTGAATTCGGATGGGAACGTCAAAGAATGTTCGATTTGCGGGAACAAGCGTTAGAAGCTCAGCGCCTCGCGGCTTTGCAAAATCAGGGATGCGAGGAAACTCGTCGTCGCCTGCAAGATATGATAACCATTTTTTGCGAAGAAGCCCCGCAAAACTGTGAAGAATTTCGCAATTTCGCCAACATCGACGACTTATCGCGTTTTGCCGACAGTTTGCGAGCAAGCAGAGAGCAGGAAATGTCCGACAGTTTACTTAAGTTGCAAGCCGCAACATTAGAAGACAGCTTGCGACAAGCCGCTCTTTTGGAAGCCCAAATTGCCGCTGACGAAAGACGTTTTTTAGACAGCGCGCAAGCGGCGGCGAAGAAAAAAGCGCGCGAAAGAGAGATTGCCGATAATTTGCAAAAACTTATCGAAGCCCTTTGCAAAGAAGACCCCGCAAATTGCGAAAATTTCCGCCAATTTACCAATATTGACGATTTAACGCGTTTTGCCGACAGTTTACGCCGAGCGCGCGAAGAAGAAAAAGCGGCGTTAACAGCCCAAAATTGCAGAGATTTATCGCCGCTTTGGGTCTATCCCGAACCGTCGGGCGGCTTGCATTTTGAGCCGATAAGAGTAAGTTTTTCTATGAGCCGCCCCGCCAACGTTTATTATAAGCGTTCGCGCGAGGCAGATTTTCGTCGTTGGGGCGGCGAAGACATTTTGATTTCGCAAAACACCGACCTTTTTTTCCGCGCCGTCGATGAGTGCGGCAATGTTTTCACCGAGCAAAAAATAGTTTACGCGTTCGGAGAAAGGCAAGTACAGCGTTTTTGTCCGCCGAATATGGCTCTCATACAAAGCGCCGACCCGCAATTCTGCATAGACCAATATATGTGGCCCAACGAACGCGGCGTTTTACCGATGAATTTGGTATCGCACCTGCAAGCGCGCGACTTATGCGCCTCCGTCGGCAAACGTCTCTGCACTGCCGAAGAATGGACGGCGGCTTGCAACGGTCCGTATAATTGGCGTTTCCCCTACGGCAACAATTATTTAAGTTGGGCTTGCATAACCCAAGACACAACCTTCCGCAGAAGCGGCGAAGCAAGCGCCTGCCGCAGTTGGTACGCGGTTTTCGATATGAGCGGAAATCTATCCGAATGGACAAACACCCGCGCCCCGCAAAACAACAGATTTTTCAAAGTAATGGGCGGCTTCTGGGAAAGCGGACAATCCTCAAACTGCAGTAATTTCCGATTTAGTTATCACCCTCAAAATCGGCATAACCCCGTTGGTTTTCGGTGTTGCAAGGATTTGTCGGAGAGTGATTAAGGCAAAATTGTTTTCTGCTTTGATATGGATACGATTTTTCAAGCAGATTAAAAAATCACAGTTTGTTTTTTTAAGAGCCAAGGCATAACTGCCTTGGCTCTGTTTTTTTAAAGTCCTGCAAATGCTGAGTTTGTAGTTCTGGTAAACACAACATTGTTGCCGGGGAAATTAACTTCCACTGTTTTTGTGTTGGCGCCCGTAATGCTATAAGGCATTTCGCTGCCCAATCCTGAAACTATGGTATTGTTTCCGGTCGTATGCCATGTCGTTTCGGTCATAGGCATTATTTGCCAGCCGCTTCCCAAATTCCAAACCGAAAACATTGTTCCGTCGGCTCTTAAGACGTGTCCGGAATTGTGTTCGTTTATCCACGCCTGATTAGGAGCGGTAATCAATCTGCTGTCGCGCTGAACATCGCCGCCACCACCGCCGCCACCGGCACCGGCAGGGGTAAACAGAACTGCATCCGACATTCTTCCGAAGATAAGGCTGCTAAAATCTGTTGCGCTGCCGCTTAATGCCGCAACTCTGATATATCGTGCTTCTGTTGCGCTTATGCCTTCGCTTGCGGTAAAGTTTGCGGTCGTTCCGCTTATGTTCAGCCCCGGTACATCAACCATTCTTCTTGCCATCATAGCATAAGTGCCGTCGGTTCTGCGAATATACATTGCATAGCCCGACGCTCCCGGAACAGTTGTAAACGTCAATCTGACGATTGTTCCGATGGTCTCAGTCGCTTCACTTACGACTTCTACCGTTAAATTAGTCGGAACCGCTATAGAACCGCCACCGGTGCCGCCACGTCTGCCAAATGCGATAAAGCCGCCCGTATGAGTGAAATTTACTTGAGCAGTAGTTAAGAAAACGTCCATTGGGTTTTCGTCTCTGAGAGAATTGCCGTGTATTATACCGCCTTCCATACGGAAAGAGCCAAAACCTTCAGACGTCGCTCCGCCTATTCGCACTGCCGCCTCTTGGTCGATATTTCCCGTAATTTCTCCGCCTCTCATAATAAATACGGAGTTAGTATATCTTACCGAAACGGTTCCTATCAAATGGTGTTGTTCGGAAGCGGTATTAGTATGTCCGGTAATTTTAGAACCGTCTTCCATAATAAAAGTTCCGCCGTCCATAACGTTTACCAAGGGTCCGATTGACGAAGCGCCTTTGAGGGTAATATTATTTCCGATTGTGAGCGAAACACTTCTGTCCATTATACTGAAAAGACGATTTTCTACGCCCGGAAGTTCCGCGGCGGCAAGTTGGATAGTGCGATTTCCGCCCGAACCGATAATGGTCATAGTTATCCTGCCGCTTTCGCCCATAAGCGCAAGTTCGCTTGCCGAAACGTCTCTGTCTATAACCAATGTGAATGTTCCGCTCATCATTTCGGCATACATAAACGCTTCTTTGAGGTTATTTGCCGCAACATCGGCAAGCGGAACGCTCGCAGGAGTTAATCCCGACGGCGCGCCTTGGTGTAATCCCGCTCTGAGAGCATTGTTGTTGCCCGGATTATCGTCGCCCGGGTCGTCATTTCCGGCGCCTTTTTGACCGACGAAGATTACTTCATTCTCTCCATCCAGAGCTAATCTGAGAGTAATAACATCGTTGGCAATCGAATACTCCATAAAAGTAAACGATTCACCGTCCAAAGTAATGCGAACCGCGCCGTTAGCGACCGTAATCACCCAGTTGGTGACTTCGGCGAGATTCTCGGGGTCAATCAACATTGCAAACCACTCTCCGATAGCGCCCGTTCCGGTAATTCCCGTAGCAGTAGCAAAGGTCAATGTTTGTCCTGTGTAGTTCCCCGTTCCGTTCCACGTTCCTAAAACTGCCGCAGTAATGCTGAAGTTGGGGTGAGCGCCGTTGTTTTTGTCATCGCCGCTGTCGTCGCCACCTTTGCCGTCATCCGAGCATCCCGCCCAGAATACAATACCTGCCATTAAGGCAAAAAACACCAATAATCGTTTCATAATGAAACCCCCTCTAAAAAGTTAATAGAATTTAACACTTTATGCTTAAAGAACGCAACGTCCCAAATAGCCGAGAATTTTTCGGTTTTGCC containing:
- a CDS encoding flagellar biosynthesis anti-sigma factor FlgM, yielding MSVIGQVHSNVFATTYEPNLRNTRESKVKNDGEHLKDSVALSNLGSAGSSNDVNIVALKKIVENYADVRAERIAEIKPQIENGTYSIDDKVDAIVENVIDEML
- a CDS encoding SUMF1/EgtB/PvdO family nonheme iron enzyme; the protein is MEKEETKNVDSEKEKQKKWKKNAIIAIILFLLLVLVRLFIEFGWERQRMFDLREQALEAQRLAALQNQGCEETRRRLQDMITIFCEEAPQNCEEFRNFANIDDLSRFADSLRASREQEMSDSLLKLQAATLEDSLRQAALLEAQIAADERRFLDSAQAAAKKKAREREIADNLQKLIEALCKEDPANCENFRQFTNIDDLTRFADSLRRAREEEKAALTAQNCRDLSPLWVYPEPSGGLHFEPIRVSFSMSRPANVYYKRSREADFRRWGGEDILISQNTDLFFRAVDECGNVFTEQKIVYAFGERQVQRFCPPNMALIQSADPQFCIDQYMWPNERGVLPMNLVSHLQARDLCASVGKRLCTAEEWTAACNGPYNWRFPYGNNYLSWACITQDTTFRRSGEASACRSWYAVFDMSGNLSEWTNTRAPQNNRFFKVMGGFWESGQSSNCSNFRFSYHPQNRHNPVGFRCCKDLSESD